In Microbacterium lushaniae, the following are encoded in one genomic region:
- a CDS encoding 2-hydroxyacid dehydrogenase, with amino-acid sequence MTSVVVSVPTEQLAADIQPLPEGVDLVVWDLDSPAPRDRFDMVVPPYMGLATVLENLSGIEVGLIQSQSIGYDGVDSVLPEGQAFANASSVHEASTAELAVALTLAVQRGIPGFVRAQDAGKWSQGFAESLADRRVTLLGYGGVGKAIAARLAGFEVQLRAVASRARTEDGIEVAAIDDLAEVLADTEVLIASLPGGESTTHLIDDAALSALPDGALVVNVGRGSLIDTDALVDHVRRGRIRAALDVTDPEPLPEGHPLWALPGVLIAPHVGGATTAMRPRIARLVRAQIERLHAGEPPLNVVLGG; translated from the coding sequence GTGACCAGCGTCGTCGTCTCCGTACCCACCGAACAGCTCGCCGCCGACATCCAGCCGCTGCCGGAGGGCGTGGATCTGGTCGTGTGGGATCTGGACTCTCCCGCACCGCGTGACCGGTTCGACATGGTCGTGCCGCCGTACATGGGCCTGGCGACGGTGCTCGAGAACCTGAGCGGCATCGAGGTGGGCCTCATCCAGAGCCAGTCGATCGGGTACGACGGGGTCGACTCCGTGCTGCCGGAAGGACAGGCATTCGCGAACGCCTCGTCGGTGCACGAGGCATCAACGGCCGAGCTCGCGGTCGCTCTCACCCTTGCCGTTCAGCGCGGCATCCCCGGTTTCGTCCGCGCGCAGGATGCCGGGAAGTGGTCGCAGGGCTTCGCTGAGAGCCTCGCCGACCGGCGCGTCACCCTCCTCGGCTACGGCGGCGTGGGGAAGGCGATCGCCGCACGTCTGGCCGGGTTCGAGGTGCAGCTGCGCGCCGTCGCCAGCCGCGCACGCACCGAGGACGGCATCGAGGTCGCCGCGATCGACGACCTGGCCGAGGTCCTCGCCGACACCGAGGTGCTCATCGCGTCCCTCCCCGGCGGCGAGTCCACCACGCACCTGATCGACGACGCCGCACTGTCGGCACTGCCCGACGGTGCATTGGTGGTCAACGTCGGACGGGGATCGCTCATCGACACCGACGCGCTCGTCGACCACGTGCGTCGCGGGCGGATCCGCGCCGCGCTGGACGTCACCGACCCCGAACCGCTGCCCGAGGGCCACCCCCTGTGGGCGCTGCCGGGCGTGCTCATCGCCCCGCACGTGGGCGGCGCCACCACCGCGATGCGCCCGCGGATCGCGCGCCTGGTGCGGGCCCAGATCGAGCGGCTGCACGCCGGTGAGCCACCGCTGAACGTCGTGCTCGGCGGCTGA
- the purQ gene encoding phosphoribosylformylglycinamidine synthase subunit PurQ — protein sequence MTTRIGVITFPGSLDDRDAQRAIAIAGGEPVALWHGDHDLKGVDALVLPGGFSYGDYLRAGAIAALAPIMAEVKDAAAKGMPVLGICNGFQMLVEAHLLPGGLIRNAHQQFIRRDQRLRVENASTAWTNDFAEGQEIVIPLKNADGGYIADAETLKRVNGEGLVALRYLGVNPNGSIDDIAGITNERGNVVGLMPHPEHAVEPGFGPGTAVAMRSGVDGLGFFSSALSAVVAAAA from the coding sequence GTGACCACCCGCATCGGGGTCATCACCTTCCCCGGGTCGCTCGATGACCGCGACGCGCAGCGTGCGATCGCGATCGCCGGGGGCGAGCCCGTCGCCCTGTGGCACGGCGACCACGACCTGAAGGGCGTCGACGCCCTCGTCCTCCCGGGCGGTTTCAGCTACGGCGACTACCTGCGGGCAGGTGCGATCGCGGCCCTCGCGCCGATCATGGCGGAGGTGAAGGATGCTGCGGCCAAGGGCATGCCCGTCCTCGGCATCTGCAACGGCTTCCAGATGCTCGTCGAGGCGCACCTGCTGCCGGGCGGGCTGATCCGCAACGCCCACCAGCAGTTCATCCGCCGCGACCAGCGTCTTCGCGTGGAGAACGCCTCGACGGCGTGGACGAACGACTTCGCCGAGGGCCAGGAGATCGTGATCCCGCTCAAGAACGCCGACGGGGGTTACATCGCCGACGCCGAGACCCTCAAGCGGGTCAACGGCGAGGGCCTGGTGGCCCTGCGCTACCTCGGCGTGAACCCGAACGGGTCGATCGACGACATCGCCGGAATCACCAATGAGCGCGGGAACGTGGTGGGACTCATGCCGCACCCCGAGCACGCGGTCGAGCCCGGCTTCGGCCCCGGCACCGCTGTCGCGATGCGCTCGGGGGTCGACGGTCTCGGGTTCTTCTCCTCGGCGCTGTCCGCCGTGGTCGCCGCCGCCGCCTGA
- the purS gene encoding phosphoribosylformylglycinamidine synthase subunit PurS: protein MPTIVVDVMPKAELLDPQGKAVSGALARIGVESFTDVRIGKRFELTVEGEVDDDVLATARRIADDVLSNAVIEDVVGIEVVP, encoded by the coding sequence ATGCCCACCATCGTCGTCGACGTCATGCCCAAGGCCGAGCTGCTGGATCCCCAGGGCAAGGCGGTGTCGGGAGCACTCGCGCGCATCGGCGTCGAGAGCTTCACCGATGTGCGCATCGGCAAGCGCTTCGAGCTCACGGTCGAGGGCGAGGTGGACGACGACGTGCTCGCCACCGCCCGCCGGATCGCCGACGACGTGCTCTCCAACGCGGTGATCGAAGACGTCGTCGGCATCGAGGTCGTGCCGTGA
- a CDS encoding ABC transporter substrate-binding protein, whose translation MSSRVLRRSALVAAVASTTALVLAGCAGGGGSAADGDSDGDITLSITTFGTFGYDDLYDEYEELHPNITIEATNIDTGGNARTDAFTKLAAGSGLSDIVAIEEGWLGAIMEVSDNFVDLRDYGIEDRKSDWVEWKYDQATDPEGRVIGYGTDIGPVGLCYNGPAFAAAGLPTDRAEVATLLEGDWENYFEVGRQYQEATGKAWYDHSGFVWNSMVNQLPEGYYTADGELNVEGNTELQERFELLGAAAEDGLSAAQAAWDWNGGKSFVDGTFATFVCPGWMLGVLQGNAEAGGGDATTGWDFADVFPGGSVNWGGAFLSVTESSQHKEAAAELADWLTQPEQQVKQSTAAGNFPSTIEAQEALAAEATPNEFFNNAPTGAILAERAKDVIAQFKGPDDSVIQENVFGPPLSALDRGETDTQGAWQQSLDLLNDLVG comes from the coding sequence GTGTCATCACGCGTCCTGCGACGCTCCGCCCTCGTGGCAGCCGTCGCATCCACCACAGCTCTCGTGCTCGCCGGCTGCGCCGGCGGGGGCGGCAGCGCCGCCGACGGAGACTCCGACGGGGACATCACCCTGTCGATCACGACCTTCGGCACCTTCGGGTACGACGACCTCTACGACGAGTACGAGGAACTGCACCCGAACATCACGATCGAGGCGACCAACATCGACACGGGCGGCAACGCGCGGACGGATGCGTTCACCAAGCTCGCTGCCGGTTCGGGCCTGTCCGACATCGTCGCGATCGAAGAGGGCTGGCTCGGCGCGATCATGGAGGTCTCCGACAACTTCGTCGACCTGCGCGACTACGGCATCGAGGACCGCAAGTCCGACTGGGTCGAGTGGAAGTACGACCAGGCCACGGACCCCGAGGGCCGTGTCATCGGCTACGGCACCGACATCGGTCCGGTGGGCCTGTGCTACAACGGCCCGGCCTTCGCCGCCGCCGGTCTCCCCACCGACCGCGCCGAGGTCGCGACGCTGCTCGAGGGTGACTGGGAGAACTACTTCGAGGTGGGCCGTCAGTACCAGGAGGCGACCGGGAAGGCCTGGTACGACCACTCCGGGTTCGTCTGGAACTCGATGGTCAACCAGCTGCCCGAGGGCTACTACACCGCCGACGGCGAGCTGAACGTCGAGGGCAACACGGAGCTGCAGGAGCGCTTCGAACTGCTCGGCGCGGCAGCCGAAGACGGCCTGTCGGCCGCGCAGGCGGCGTGGGACTGGAACGGCGGAAAGTCGTTCGTCGACGGCACCTTCGCGACCTTCGTGTGCCCCGGCTGGATGCTGGGCGTCCTGCAGGGCAACGCCGAGGCCGGCGGCGGCGACGCCACGACCGGATGGGACTTCGCCGACGTCTTCCCCGGCGGTTCGGTCAACTGGGGTGGCGCGTTCCTCTCCGTCACCGAGTCCTCGCAGCACAAGGAAGCCGCCGCTGAGCTGGCCGACTGGCTGACCCAGCCCGAGCAGCAGGTGAAGCAGTCCACCGCCGCGGGCAACTTCCCCAGCACGATCGAGGCGCAGGAAGCGCTCGCCGCCGAGGCGACGCCGAACGAGTTCTTCAACAACGCCCCCACCGGCGCGATCCTCGCCGAGCGCGCCAAGGACGTCATCGCGCAGTTCAAGGGTCCGGATGACTCCGTCATCCAGGAGAACGTGTTCGGCCCGCCGCTGTCGGCGCTGGACCGTGGCGAGACCGACACGCAGGGTGCCTGGCAGCAGTCGCTCGACCTCCTGAACGACCTGGTCGGCTAG
- a CDS encoding carbohydrate ABC transporter permease, translated as MTATAIRPDTVATAAPPPAPRRSLRQRMSKADQKASPYLYIAPFFLLFGLVGLFPLIYTLNVSLFEWDLLKGQGEFVGFGNFAEILSDRMFWNSISNTLSIFLLSAIPQLSVALVIAYLLDRGLRAPTFWRMSVLLPFVVTPVATALIFSSIFNEADGLANNLLNLIGIADQQWKHDTFLSHLAIAIMVNFRWTGYNALILLAAMQAVPRDLYESAALDGAGAVRRFFSITIPTIRPTLIFVVITATIGGLQIFAEPRLFDVSTAGGIGGSDRQFQTTVLFLWELAFFRRDLGEASAVAWLLFLLIVGIGVINFLIARRIATGEGRPTRRARRAARRSAQIGADV; from the coding sequence ATGACCGCCACCGCGATCCGCCCCGACACCGTCGCCACAGCCGCCCCGCCGCCGGCACCCCGCCGTTCCCTGCGTCAGCGGATGTCCAAGGCCGACCAGAAGGCCTCGCCCTACCTGTACATCGCGCCCTTCTTCCTGCTCTTCGGGCTGGTCGGGCTGTTCCCCCTGATCTACACCCTCAACGTCTCGCTGTTCGAGTGGGATCTGCTCAAGGGCCAGGGAGAGTTCGTCGGCTTCGGCAACTTCGCCGAGATCCTCAGCGACCGGATGTTCTGGAACTCCATCTCCAACACCCTGAGCATCTTCCTGCTCTCGGCCATCCCGCAGCTGTCCGTCGCCCTGGTGATCGCGTACCTCCTCGACCGAGGCCTGCGCGCTCCCACCTTCTGGCGGATGAGCGTCCTGCTGCCCTTCGTCGTCACCCCCGTGGCGACCGCGCTGATCTTCTCGAGCATCTTCAACGAGGCCGACGGCCTGGCCAACAACCTGCTCAACCTGATCGGCATCGCCGACCAGCAGTGGAAGCACGACACGTTCCTCAGCCACCTCGCGATCGCGATCATGGTGAACTTCCGCTGGACCGGGTACAACGCACTCATCCTGCTCGCGGCGATGCAGGCCGTCCCGCGCGACCTCTACGAATCGGCGGCGCTCGACGGCGCCGGTGCGGTGCGCCGGTTCTTCTCCATCACGATCCCGACGATCCGTCCGACGCTGATCTTCGTCGTGATCACCGCGACGATCGGCGGACTGCAGATCTTCGCCGAGCCACGCCTGTTCGACGTCTCCACCGCCGGCGGCATCGGCGGCAGCGACCGGCAGTTCCAGACGACGGTGCTCTTCCTGTGGGAGCTGGCGTTCTTCCGTCGCGACCTCGGTGAGGCCTCGGCCGTCGCGTGGCTGCTGTTCCTGCTGATCGTCGGCATCGGTGTCATCAACTTCCTCATCGCCCGCCGCATCGCCACCGGCGAGGGCAGGCCAACGCGTCGCGCGCGCAGGGCTGCGCGCCGCAGCGCCCAGATCGGAGCGGACGTATGA
- a CDS encoding carbohydrate ABC transporter permease — translation MSITIPEPLPPVQVDAVEPDRPRRPRRAGGRKPREAGPAGIGSRPGFLTYGLLAAFIIGSAYPLWWSFVVGSGTNATRGETLPLIPGGNFLANAARVFDAIPFWLALGNSVLVSAIITLSVVTFSTIAGYAFAKLRFRGRDGLMVFVIATMAIPTQLGIIPLFMVMRELGWTGTIGAVIVPTLVTAFGVFFMRQYLVDVIPDELIEAARMDGANQFRTFLTVGLPAARPAMAILGLFTFMTAWTDYLWPLIVLSPSNPTLQTALSQLQSGFYIDYSIVLTGAVMATIPLLVLFIIAGKQLISGIMAGAVKG, via the coding sequence ATGAGCATCACGATCCCCGAACCCCTTCCCCCCGTGCAGGTGGATGCGGTCGAGCCCGACCGCCCGCGCAGGCCCCGACGCGCCGGCGGCCGCAAGCCGCGCGAGGCCGGTCCTGCCGGCATCGGCAGCCGCCCCGGTTTCCTCACCTATGGCCTGCTGGCGGCGTTCATCATCGGCAGCGCCTATCCGCTGTGGTGGTCGTTCGTCGTCGGGTCGGGGACCAACGCCACGCGTGGCGAGACGCTGCCCCTCATCCCGGGCGGCAACTTCCTCGCCAACGCCGCGCGCGTGTTCGACGCGATCCCGTTCTGGCTCGCGCTGGGCAACTCGGTTCTCGTATCGGCGATCATCACCCTGTCGGTCGTGACGTTCTCCACGATCGCCGGCTACGCCTTCGCGAAGCTCCGCTTCCGCGGTCGCGACGGCCTCATGGTGTTCGTCATCGCCACGATGGCGATCCCCACGCAGCTGGGCATCATCCCCCTCTTCATGGTCATGCGCGAGCTCGGCTGGACCGGAACGATCGGCGCGGTCATCGTGCCCACGCTCGTGACGGCGTTCGGCGTGTTCTTCATGCGCCAGTACCTCGTCGACGTCATCCCCGATGAGCTCATCGAGGCCGCCCGCATGGACGGGGCGAACCAGTTCCGCACCTTCCTGACCGTCGGACTGCCCGCCGCCCGGCCGGCGATGGCGATCCTCGGGCTCTTCACCTTCATGACGGCGTGGACGGACTACCTGTGGCCGCTGATCGTCCTCAGCCCCTCCAACCCGACTCTGCAGACGGCGCTCAGCCAGCTGCAGTCCGGCTTCTACATCGACTATTCGATCGTCCTCACCGGCGCGGTCATGGCCACGATCCCCCTCCTGGTGCTGTTCATCATCGCGGGCAAGCAGCTGATCAGCGGGATCATGGCCGGGGCCGTGAAGGGCTGA